A stretch of Coccidioides posadasii str. Silveira chromosome 2, complete sequence DNA encodes these proteins:
- a CDS encoding uncharacterized protein (EggNog:ENOG410PNU1~COG:V~TransMembrane:1 (n8-17c21/22o37-63i)~BUSCO:12815at33183), whose product MFGIIADLLSSVLTVLFPIFASYKALRTSDVSQIAPWLMYWVVLSIVLLVESWTFFIVGWFPFYSWIRLFALSYLVLPQTQGAKKLYLERVDPFLHQYERQIEAFIGETHERAKEAGLNYLYQAIDLIREKVLGLPPVLAAEAAPPPPAGGPASYAQTLFSRFNLPAGTGTNLAGPASDLFSMLGSAVTAVTSTGKNRDTQAEELSATGLLPHNLASASKNEQASYISSQKEKLRILLSALDREHRNLGLEGREEDDLAYGTSYDSDSRGLKKNQSENSFENIDHEELGASSAFYKDGSGRRRPGRHE is encoded by the exons ATGTTTGGCATCATAGCAGACCTGCTTTC CTCCGTTCTTACCGTCCTTTTCCCGATTTTCGCGTCATATAAAGCGCTTCGCACGTCTGACGTATCACAGATTGCCCCATGGCTGATGTACTGGGTGGTGTTGTCGATAGTGCTGCTGGTTGAATCATGGACTTTCTTTATTGTTGGATG GTTCCCATTTTATAGCTGGATCCGCTTGTTCGCGCTTTCGTACCTCGTCCTTCCTCAAACTCAAGGTGCAAAGAAGCTATATCTCGAGCGTGTTGACCCTTTTCTTCATCAATACGAGCGCCAAATCGAGGCGTTTATTGGCGAGACGCATGAACGTGCTAAAGAAGCAGGTCTCAACTACCTCTATCAGGCAATTGATTTGATTCGAGAAAAAGTGCTTGGATTACCTCCAGTTTTGGCAGCCGAAGCTGCTCCTCCGCCTCCTGCGGGCGGACCCGCTTCCTACGCACAGACTCTCTTCTCCCGATTCAACCTACCCGCTGGCACGGGTACAAATCTCGCAGGGCCGGCATCGGACCTTTTTTCTATGCTCGGTTCAGCTGTAACAGCTGTCACATCGACGGGAAAAAACCGCGATACCCAAGCCGAGGAGCTTAGCGCCACTGGTTTGCTGCCACATAACCTTGCATCTGCGTCGAAGAACGAGCAGGCTAGCTACATCTCTTCGCAAAAGGAGAAGCTCCGgatccttctctctgctctTGACCGGGAACATCGAAACCTAGGACTCGAGGGCCGTGAGGAGGATGATCTAGCGTATGGAACGAGCTACGATTCCGACTCTCGTGgactgaagaagaatcagagcGAGAACTCGTTTGAAAACATAGATCATGAGGAGCTGGGCGCTTCCTCAGCATTTTATAAAGATGGCTCCGGGCGGAGACGACCTGGGAGGCACGAGTAA